ATCGCCGAGCGTCAGCCATGCGAACTGGCCGGGACGGAATTTCATGCCGGCGTGGCCTTCGGCCTCGAACACCAACGTCGTGGCATTCCCGGGTTCTTGCATGACTTCAACTACCCGCCACGGCCGCCGGAGCATTCTGAAAGGGCGCAGCAGGCGGGAATCAAGAATCAGCAACAGCGCTAATCCGACCAGGCATACTAACGCCCACTTCTTCCAGTCCGGCGCGAAATAGTTGTCTACCAGCAATGCGTGACCGAGCCCGCCTGTAATGACCAGCAGCGACAAGGTGCCGTGGAGGGCGCGCCACCACTCGTAGGAAAGCCCGAATGTCAAGCGCAGGAGAGAACTGGTGACTAAGATCAGCATCGCGAAAACGACGAAGCTCAACGATGTGGCGCGCATCAGGTCTGCGCGCGGATCGAGGAAAGCCAGATAGGCTGGATCGGCGCTGATCATCGCGGCCGGATGAGCCAGCACTAACAGCAGGGCGAAGGTGCCGAGCTGACGATGAAACTGCAGTACATTATCCATGCCCGCTCCCTCGGCAAACCAGCGGTGGCGCCCTGAAATGGCCGTCTGCATGGCCAGCACGCCGAGCGCAAGCAGGCCTAATAGAGCGCCGAATTCAGCCGGGAATGGCCGCGCCGGTGGCGCCTGGAACCCGATCGCCAGCGCTGTCGGCAGCAGCGCCAGCCCCAAATAGATGATAATCCATGACAGCGTTTGCCAGAAACCGTATTTCAATTGCGTACCCTCGTTATCGTAATCGACAGTTCGGAAGCCACCGTCGGCTGTTAAAGCCCTGCGTGCTTTAAACCATGATGCTGACGCGCGCGAGGGGCGTAGGAAACGTTTTTGAACGATTGGGTCAAAAAAGACCACGGCCACATT
This is a stretch of genomic DNA from Methylobacter sp. YRD-M1. It encodes these proteins:
- a CDS encoding ferredoxin reductase family protein — its product is MRAASRSDQGLPASLGNNVAVVFFDPIVQKRFLRPSRASASWFKARRALTADGGFRTVDYDNEGTQLKYGFWQTLSWIIIYLGLALLPTALAIGFQAPPARPFPAEFGALLGLLALGVLAMQTAISGRHRWFAEGAGMDNVLQFHRQLGTFALLLVLAHPAAMISADPAYLAFLDPRADLMRATSLSFVVFAMLILVTSSLLRLTFGLSYEWWRALHGTLSLLVITGGLGHALLVDNYFAPDWKKWALVCLVGLALLLILDSRLLRPFRMLRRPWRVVEVMQEPGNATTLVFEAEGHAGMKFRPGQFAWLTLGDTPFSLQQHPFSICSSAVRTDRLAVTAKALGDFTDSLSEVKPGTRAWLEGPYGVFFHEAARSRGAVFIAGGVGITPIISMLRTYRDLGSDFPLCLIYANSDADSILFRAELDEMAAKLPLTLVYVLSKPPEDWHGETGYVDADLLARYLPEDNGVIEYFLCGPPPMMDSVEPILIARGAALNRVYSERFNLV